From a single Lewinella sp. LCG006 genomic region:
- a CDS encoding DMT family transporter produces the protein MPIYTVSWALTQWYLMAAPSHLKNVLLLHLAIFCIATSGPLGRLIAMPATVVIFWRAALASLVFMALLKLQRQQLWIDDRRDRYLILGGGVLIALHWVTYFISLQLSSVAIGMLSLFTYPVITAVLEPLLLKTRFQATHLLLGGLTLLGIYFLVPEFDLANGQVQAIAWGVFSASIYALRNILMKRQVSRYSGTIIMYHHMLAVSVVLLPFLFWEGTGDIQTAWPYIALLAVLTTALGHTLFLRSFRHFSITTASIMSCAQPVYGIILGIIFLNEHPGWSTYLGGGIILLAVVIESLRVRKEVS, from the coding sequence GTGCCAATTTACACCGTATCTTGGGCACTCACCCAATGGTACCTCATGGCAGCCCCGTCTCATTTAAAAAACGTTCTCCTCCTTCATTTGGCCATTTTCTGCATTGCTACTTCGGGCCCGTTGGGGAGGCTGATCGCTATGCCTGCTACGGTGGTCATCTTTTGGCGGGCAGCATTGGCCAGTCTTGTGTTTATGGCACTGTTGAAGTTGCAGCGACAACAACTCTGGATTGATGATCGCAGAGATCGGTACTTGATTTTGGGTGGTGGTGTATTAATTGCGCTGCATTGGGTTACCTATTTCATTTCCCTGCAATTATCCAGTGTAGCTATCGGAATGCTCTCCTTGTTTACCTATCCGGTGATTACGGCTGTATTGGAACCCCTTTTGCTGAAAACGCGCTTTCAGGCCACTCATCTGCTGTTGGGTGGCCTTACGCTTTTGGGCATCTATTTTCTGGTGCCGGAGTTTGATCTGGCCAATGGGCAGGTGCAGGCCATTGCCTGGGGAGTATTTTCGGCCAGTATTTATGCTTTGCGCAATATCCTGATGAAAAGGCAGGTCAGCCGCTACAGTGGCACCATCATCATGTACCACCACATGCTGGCGGTGAGTGTGGTTTTGCTGCCGTTTTTGTTTTGGGAGGGTACTGGTGATATTCAAACGGCCTGGCCGTATATAGCTTTGTTGGCAGTACTGACAACTGCTCTGGGGCACACCCTTTTTCTGCGGAGTTTTCGACATTTTTCTATTACTACGGCCAGTATTATGAGCTGTGCGCAACCCGTATACGGGATTATTCTGGGCATCATTTTTCTAAATGAGCATCCTGGCTGGTCGACTTATCTGGGCGGAGGTATCATTCTTTTGGCCGTAGTCATTGAAAGTCTACGGGTGCGAAAAGAGGTAAGTTAA